A window from Aquabacterium sp. NJ1 encodes these proteins:
- a CDS encoding DUF2970 domain-containing protein produces MTDDLRDASQRKGSFGQTLKAVAWSFFGVRKSSDYAQDVAKINPVHVIVAGVLAAVLFVVGLVLLVRWIVTSGVAQ; encoded by the coding sequence ATGACTGACGATCTACGCGATGCCTCCCAGCGCAAGGGCTCTTTTGGCCAGACGCTCAAGGCGGTCGCGTGGTCCTTCTTCGGGGTGCGCAAGTCGAGTGACTATGCGCAGGACGTGGCCAAGATCAACCCGGTCCATGTGATCGTGGCAGGGGTGCTGGCGGCCGTGTTGTTTGTTGTGGGCCTGGTCTTGCTGGTGCGATGGATCGTCACCAGCGGCGTGGCCCAGTGA
- a CDS encoding cytochrome c oxidase assembly protein, whose product MVGKLVVIVGLMFGFGYGMVPLYKHICTALGINVLSLAEQQSPGALASSKVNTQVDLSRSITVEFDANARGPWDFKSEVRSVRVHPGEVTTVMYEFRNRQDRTMTAQAIPSYAPKQATSHFNKLECFCFSEHTLKPGESKRWPVVFVIDPKLPKDVSTITLSYTFFEVGGKVPMAPKGSV is encoded by the coding sequence ATGGTGGGCAAGCTGGTGGTGATCGTGGGGCTGATGTTCGGCTTCGGCTATGGCATGGTGCCGCTCTACAAGCACATCTGCACAGCCCTGGGTATCAATGTGCTGTCCCTGGCCGAGCAGCAGTCGCCAGGTGCGTTGGCTTCCAGCAAGGTCAACACCCAGGTTGATTTGAGCCGCTCCATCACGGTCGAGTTCGATGCCAATGCGCGTGGCCCCTGGGATTTCAAGTCCGAGGTCCGCTCCGTTCGTGTGCACCCGGGCGAGGTCACCACCGTGATGTACGAGTTCCGCAATCGGCAGGACCGGACCATGACTGCCCAGGCCATCCCGAGCTATGCCCCCAAGCAGGCCACCTCGCATTTCAACAAGCTGGAGTGTTTCTGCTTCAGCGAGCACACGCTCAAGCCGGGTGAAAGCAAACGCTGGCCCGTCGTGTTCGTGATCGATCCCAAATTGCCCAAGGACGTGTCGACCATCACCTTGTCCTACACCTTCTTCGAGGTGGGGGGCAAGGTGCCGATGGCGCCCAAGGGTTCGGTATGA
- a CDS encoding cytochrome oxidase small assembly protein, with translation MSTRLKEQDRQRNLRLALILASVAVTFFVGFIAKMVMFSHH, from the coding sequence ATGAGCACCCGACTGAAAGAGCAAGACCGCCAGCGCAACCTCAGGCTCGCGCTCATCCTGGCTTCCGTGGCCGTGACCTTCTTCGTCGGTTTCATCGCGAAGATGGTGATGTTCTCTCACCATTGA